In Aquincola tertiaricarbonis, the genomic stretch TGGGCGAGGCAGCGCAACGCCACCTGGCCACGCTGGGCTGAGGGCCGCGATGCGCGCAGACCTCCTCCTGGTGCAACAGGGCCTGGCCCCCACCCGCTCGGCCGCCCAGCGGCTGATCGAGCGTGGGGCGGTGCAGGTGCCCGGCCCGCAAGGCGGCCGCGTGGTGCGCAAGGCCGGTGAAGATCTGGCACCGGGCAGCGTGTTGACGCTGACCGACGACGCCGAGCTGCGCTGGGTGTCGCGCGGCGGGCTCAAGCTGGAAGGTGCCCTCGCCCACACCGGGCTGGACGTGAGCGGGCGGCATTGCCTGGACGTGGGCCAGAGCACCGGCGGCTTCACCGACGTGCTGCTGGCACGCGGCGCGGCGCAGGTCACCGGCATCGACGTGGGCCATGGCCAGCTGCATCCGCGGCTGCGGCAAGACCCGCGGGTGCAGGCCATCGAAGGCGTCAATGCGCGCCACCTCGATGCTTCGCTCGGCCGCTTCAGCCTCATCGTCGGCGACCTGTCCTTCATCTCGCTGACGCTGGTGCTGCCCGCGCTGGCGCCGCTGTTGCAGGGCGATCTGCTGATGCTGGTCAAGCCGCAGTTCGAGCTGCAGCCTCAGCAGATCGGCAAGGGCGGGCTGGTCAAGAGCGCCGCTTCCTACCCGGTGGTGGAACAACGGCTGCGCGACGCCTGCGTGGCCCAGGGCCTGCAGGTGGCCGACTACTTTCAAAGCCCGATCGCCGGTGGCGACGGCAATACCGAATTCTTCGTGCACGCACGAAGCACCTAGCGAGACACACCCATGAACACCGTGCCGATCAGCTTCGAGTTCTTTCCGCCCAACACCCCGGTGGGCGACGAGAAGCTCAAGACCGTGGTGCAGGAGCTGGGCGCGCTGAAGCCCGAGTTCTTCAGCGTGACCTACGGCGCCGGCGGCGCCACCCGCGACAAGACGCTGGCCACCGTCAGCGCCATCGCCAAGGCCGGCTTCGAGGCCGCGCCGCACCTGTCCTGCGTGGGCTCCACGCGGCAGAACATCGCCGAGATCCTGGCCACCTACCGCGCGCAGAACATCCGCCGCATCGTGGCGCTGCGCGGCGACCTGCCCAGCGGCACCGCCACCGCGGGCGAGTTCCGCTATGCGTCGGAGCTGGTGCGCTTCATCCGCGAGACGCAGGGTGACGACTGGCAGATCGAGGTGGCGGCCTACCCCGAATACCACCCCGAGCAGCGCTACGCGGCCCGCGACCTGCAGCACTACGCCGACAAGGTGAAAGCCGGCGCCAACGCCGCCATCACGCAGTTCTTCTTCAACCCCGACGCCTACTTCCACTTCGTGGAGCAGACGCGCAAGCTGGGCGCCGAAGCACCGGTGGTGCCGGGCATCATGCCCTTCCACAACTTCGCGCGCATCGCGCAGTTCGCGCAGCGCGACGGCATCGAAATCCCGCGCTGGGTGGCGATGAAGATGGAAGGCTTCATGGACGATGCTGCCTCCATCCGCGCCTTCGGCCTGGACGTGATCACCGCGCTGTGCGAACGCCTGATCGCCGGCGGCGCGCCGGGCATCCACTTCTACACGATGAACCAGAGCGCGCTGACGCTGGAGCTGTGCAGGCGGCTCAAGCTGGGGGTTTAAGTGCCCCCAAGCTCGCTGCGCTCGCGCCCCCCCCGAGGGGGAGCACCCGCCCTTGGGGCGGCCCGGCGGGCGGGTGACTTGATCCCGAAGGCGACCACCACGCCCAACCCGGCCAGCAGCAACAGCGCGCTGGCCGGCTCGGGCACCGGCGAGATGCTGATCGCGCCCAGCGCCACCTGCGCGCTGCCGCGGCTGCTGTCGTCGCCGAAGAACACGAGGTTGGGCACCGTGTAAGGCAGGCCGCCGCTGCGGTAGTCCTGCAGCGTGCCGCTGAACAAGGCGTGGCCGCCGGCGCTCAGGCTGTAGCGACCGCCCTGCACCAGCAGCCGGTAATCGGTGAAGGCCGCCGTGGTGTCAAAGCCTGCGCCCGCGCCGTGCACAAAGCGGTCGGCCGTCGATGCATCCACCGTCGGCACCCACACCCGGTCCTGCCAGAACGACAACGCCACCGACTGCGCCGGATCGCTGCCCACCAGCAGCAGCGAGAAGCCGGCGCGGTTCGGGCTGGCATGGCTTTCCGCCAGCACCTGCAGCGAGAAGTCCACCGCATAGCCGGCGGTTGCGTCCAGCGCCACCGGGCTGAGCCGGGCGTTGCCGAAGGCCACCACGCCGCTGCCGGTGGTGTCGAGCGCCAGCCGGCCGCCGCTCAAGGTCTGCGTGCCCGCCGCCGCGCCGCTGGTGGCACTGGTCAGCCAGCCCTGTGCCGCGGGCAGACTGCCGCTCGCCGGGTCGTACAGCACCACCGCCCGCGCGGCCGGGGCCACGGCCCCCAGCGTGGCGCAAACCGCCACCATCGCCCATCGCAGGGGCCGACTGACATGAAGAGGCAGGGCATGCGGGCGAGTGGTCATGGCGTTCTCCGGAAGGTCAGCCGCCGTCGGCATCGACGTCGCTGACGACGCCGTTCTCGTTGAGCATCGCGTCCAGCGGCACGTCGTGCGGCTCGGGCGTCAGCCAGGGCAGGTAGCCGTGGGCATAGCCCACGCCCACGGTGTAGGGCCGCGGCTCGATGGCGGCCAGGGTGCGGTCGTAGAAGCCGCCGCCGTAACCCAGGCGCAGGCCCTTGGGGCCGTAGCCCACGCAGGGCACCAGCAGCATCTGCGGCTGGAACTGCTCGGTGTCCTTGGGCTTGGGAATGCCGAAGGCGTCTTCTTCCATCGGGCAGCCGGGGTACCAGACATGGAAGCGCAGCTGCTTGGTCTCGCGGTCGATCACCGGCAGGCCGATGCGGCGCTCGGGCGCGCCCTCTGTCCAGCGGTACAGCGCGGGCAGCGCATCGAACTCGCCCTTGATCGGCCAGTAGGCGCCGATCGTCTGCTCCTTGCGCGTCACCAGCCAGACCCGCAGCACTTGCTGCAGGTGCATGGCGCGCTCATGCCGATCGATCATGGCCAGCCGCTCGGCCTGCAGCTGCCGGCGCAGCAGCTTCTTGTCGCGGGTGGGTTCCAGGCTGAAATCGGGCATCGGCATGGTGGCGGGCAGGTCGACAGTGGCGGGAACTGCGATTGTGGCTGCGCACAACCTGCCTAGACTGCGCTGGTGCGCGCTGCCACCCCGCCAGCCTTGCCGGCCGATGCCTTCGTCCAACACTGCATCGAGCTGCTGTCGCCGCTGGGCCGGGTGCGCGCCAAGCGCATGTTCGGCAGCCATGGCCTGTACCTGGACGAGCACTTCATCGCCATCGTGGTGCAGGAGCAGCTCTACCTGAAGGTCAACGCCGCCACCCAGCCGCAGTTCGAAGCCGCGGGCGGCGAGCCCTTCGTCTACAGCCGCCGCGGCCAGCCCACGCAGCTGGGCTTCTGGACCGTGCCCGCCGAGGCACTGGAAGCCCCGCCGCTGATGGCCCCGTGGGCCAGGCTGGCCCTGCAGGCGGCGCTGGCAAAGGGGCGGCCGAAGCCGCGGGCGCGCCGCGGGTGAACCTTCACCCGACGTGAGGCTTCACCCCACGCAAACCGCGCCCGGCGCGCCCCACTGCACCGAACGGCGCAGGCCTTCCAGCGTGCCGGCGGTGCGTTGCCAGGCCGTGCGGCCGGGCACCTTGCGGGGCTGCGGCGCTTCCAGCAGCTGAAAGCTGGCGGCGCCGCGGCCTTCGACGACGGCGGCGATGCCGGCGCCTAGCGCAAAGCCTTCTCCGGGTTGCAGCCACACGTCACCTGCGGCCCCGTCGGGGCTGTCGGTCAGCGTCAGCCACACGCGGCCTTCGGTCACGGCCACCCAGCGGGCATGGCCGGCGGCCGGGATGGTGCGCGCGGTGCCGGCC encodes the following:
- the metF gene encoding methylenetetrahydrofolate reductase [NAD(P)H] translates to MNTVPISFEFFPPNTPVGDEKLKTVVQELGALKPEFFSVTYGAGGATRDKTLATVSAIAKAGFEAAPHLSCVGSTRQNIAEILATYRAQNIRRIVALRGDLPSGTATAGEFRYASELVRFIRETQGDDWQIEVAAYPEYHPEQRYAARDLQHYADKVKAGANAAITQFFFNPDAYFHFVEQTRKLGAEAPVVPGIMPFHNFARIAQFAQRDGIEIPRWVAMKMEGFMDDAASIRAFGLDVITALCERLIAGGAPGIHFYTMNQSALTLELCRRLKLGV
- a CDS encoding TlyA family RNA methyltransferase, whose translation is MRADLLLVQQGLAPTRSAAQRLIERGAVQVPGPQGGRVVRKAGEDLAPGSVLTLTDDAELRWVSRGGLKLEGALAHTGLDVSGRHCLDVGQSTGGFTDVLLARGAAQVTGIDVGHGQLHPRLRQDPRVQAIEGVNARHLDASLGRFSLIVGDLSFISLTLVLPALAPLLQGDLLMLVKPQFELQPQQIGKGGLVKSAASYPVVEQRLRDACVAQGLQVADYFQSPIAGGDGNTEFFVHARST
- a CDS encoding 5-formyltetrahydrofolate cyclo-ligase, with translation MPDFSLEPTRDKKLLRRQLQAERLAMIDRHERAMHLQQVLRVWLVTRKEQTIGAYWPIKGEFDALPALYRWTEGAPERRIGLPVIDRETKQLRFHVWYPGCPMEEDAFGIPKPKDTEQFQPQMLLVPCVGYGPKGLRLGYGGGFYDRTLAAIEPRPYTVGVGYAHGYLPWLTPEPHDVPLDAMLNENGVVSDVDADGG
- a CDS encoding DUF2917 domain-containing protein gives rise to the protein MSFPQAASASGQACAWSVVLPAGTARTIPAAGHARWVAVTEGRVWLTLTDSPDGAAGDVWLQPGEGFALGAGIAAVVEGRGAASFQLLEAPQPRKVPGRTAWQRTAGTLEGLRRSVQWGAPGAVCVG
- a CDS encoding choice-of-anchor Y domain-containing protein; its protein translation is MTTRPHALPLHVSRPLRWAMVAVCATLGAVAPAARAVVLYDPASGSLPAAQGWLTSATSGAAAGTQTLSGGRLALDTTGSGVVAFGNARLSPVALDATAGYAVDFSLQVLAESHASPNRAGFSLLLVGSDPAQSVALSFWQDRVWVPTVDASTADRFVHGAGAGFDTTAAFTDYRLLVQGGRYSLSAGGHALFSGTLQDYRSGGLPYTVPNLVFFGDDSSRGSAQVALGAISISPVPEPASALLLLAGLGVVVAFGIKSPARRAAPRAGAPPRGGRERSELGGT
- a CDS encoding TfoX/Sxy family protein, translating into MRAATPPALPADAFVQHCIELLSPLGRVRAKRMFGSHGLYLDEHFIAIVVQEQLYLKVNAATQPQFEAAGGEPFVYSRRGQPTQLGFWTVPAEALEAPPLMAPWARLALQAALAKGRPKPRARRG